From Phalacrocorax carbo chromosome 6, bPhaCar2.1, whole genome shotgun sequence, a single genomic window includes:
- the NICN1 gene encoding nicolin-1 isoform X2, with product MSGAPGPPAGPGRCPLPCALRPAATIQLGGGAEPARPGVAIIDLRFPRGAAADVQEIVFRNFYTAFLSVRVQRLGPAGSRRWVTCLRDYCLMPCPHTEEGSQDYFSLRRHQMLCDVDQVTVVRFILRQPSPVWLHFTIEELQIFPPGRKSPQKDFPSWLSQLTPPEQPASLHGPVICFLSSPWMPASRDGLSVLGLRVTHFRSCFLRV from the exons ATGTCGGGagcgccggggccgcccgcggggcccggccgcTGCCCGCTGCCTTGCGCCCTCCGCCCTGCCGCCACCATACAGTTGGGCGGGGGGGCCGAGCCGGCGCGGCCCGGCGTCGCCATCATCGACCTCCGCTTCCCCCGAGGCGCCGCCGCCGAT GTGCAGGAGATCGTCTTCAGGAACTTCTACACAGCCTTCCTGAGCGTGCGGGTGCAACGCCTCGGCCCCGCCGGCTCCCGCCGCTGGGTGACCTGCCTGCGGGACTACTGCCTGATGCCCTGCCCGCACACTGAGGAGGGCTCCCAGGACTACTTCTCCCTCCGACGCCACCAG ATGCTGTGCGATGTGGACCAGGTGACGGTGGTGCGGTTCATCCTGCGGCAGCCCTCCCCAGTCTGGCTCCACTTCACCATTGAGGAGCTGCAGATTTTCCCCCCTGGACGGAAG AGCCCCCAGAAGGATTTCCCCTCCTGGCTCTCCCAGCTGACCCCTCCggagcagccagccagcctgcaTGGA CCAGTGATCTGCTTTCTGTCCTCACCCTGGATGCCTGCCAGCAGAGATGGGCTTTCGGTGCTGGGGCTCAGGGTCACCCATTTCCGCAGCTGTTTTCTTAGAGTGTAG
- the NICN1 gene encoding nicolin-1 isoform X3 — protein sequence MSGAPGPPAGPGRCPLPCALRPAATIQLGGGAEPARPGVAIIDLRFPRGAAADVQEIVFRNFYTAFLSVRVQRLGPAGSRRWVTCLRDYCLMPCPHTEEGSQDYFSLRRHQMLCDVDQVTVVRFILRQPSPVWLHFTIEELQIFPPGRKELPDPEKVSTEVQQMWVLTEVIRARQAAARIGRFDVDGCYDINLLSYT from the exons ATGTCGGGagcgccggggccgcccgcggggcccggccgcTGCCCGCTGCCTTGCGCCCTCCGCCCTGCCGCCACCATACAGTTGGGCGGGGGGGCCGAGCCGGCGCGGCCCGGCGTCGCCATCATCGACCTCCGCTTCCCCCGAGGCGCCGCCGCCGAT GTGCAGGAGATCGTCTTCAGGAACTTCTACACAGCCTTCCTGAGCGTGCGGGTGCAACGCCTCGGCCCCGCCGGCTCCCGCCGCTGGGTGACCTGCCTGCGGGACTACTGCCTGATGCCCTGCCCGCACACTGAGGAGGGCTCCCAGGACTACTTCTCCCTCCGACGCCACCAG ATGCTGTGCGATGTGGACCAGGTGACGGTGGTGCGGTTCATCCTGCGGCAGCCCTCCCCAGTCTGGCTCCACTTCACCATTGAGGAGCTGCAGATTTTCCCCCCTGGACGGAAG GAGCTCCCCGACCCAGAGAAGGTGTCGACGGAGGTCCAGCAAATGTGGGTGCTGACAGAGGTGATCCGGGCTCGCCAGGCAGCTGCCCGCATCGGGCGCTTCGAC GTGGATGGCTGCTATGATATCAACCTGCTTTCCTACACATGA
- the NICN1 gene encoding nicolin-1 isoform X1: protein MSGAPGPPAGPGRCPLPCALRPAATIQLGGGAEPARPGVAIIDLRFPRGAAADVQEIVFRNFYTAFLSVRVQRLGPAGSRRWVTCLRDYCLMPCPHTEEGSQDYFSLRRHQMLCDVDQVTVVRFILRQPSPVWLHFTIEELQIFPPGRKSPQKDFPSWLSQLTPPEQPASLHGELPDPEKVSTEVQQMWVLTEVIRARQAAARIGRFDVDGCYDINLLSYT from the exons ATGTCGGGagcgccggggccgcccgcggggcccggccgcTGCCCGCTGCCTTGCGCCCTCCGCCCTGCCGCCACCATACAGTTGGGCGGGGGGGCCGAGCCGGCGCGGCCCGGCGTCGCCATCATCGACCTCCGCTTCCCCCGAGGCGCCGCCGCCGAT GTGCAGGAGATCGTCTTCAGGAACTTCTACACAGCCTTCCTGAGCGTGCGGGTGCAACGCCTCGGCCCCGCCGGCTCCCGCCGCTGGGTGACCTGCCTGCGGGACTACTGCCTGATGCCCTGCCCGCACACTGAGGAGGGCTCCCAGGACTACTTCTCCCTCCGACGCCACCAG ATGCTGTGCGATGTGGACCAGGTGACGGTGGTGCGGTTCATCCTGCGGCAGCCCTCCCCAGTCTGGCTCCACTTCACCATTGAGGAGCTGCAGATTTTCCCCCCTGGACGGAAG AGCCCCCAGAAGGATTTCCCCTCCTGGCTCTCCCAGCTGACCCCTCCggagcagccagccagcctgcaTGGA GAGCTCCCCGACCCAGAGAAGGTGTCGACGGAGGTCCAGCAAATGTGGGTGCTGACAGAGGTGATCCGGGCTCGCCAGGCAGCTGCCCGCATCGGGCGCTTCGAC GTGGATGGCTGCTATGATATCAACCTGCTTTCCTACACATGA
- the NICN1 gene encoding nicolin-1 isoform X4 — protein sequence MSGAPGPPAGPGRCPLPCALRPAATIQLGGGAEPARPGVAIIDLRFPRGAAADVQEIVFRNFYTAFLSVRVQRLGPAGSRRWVTCLRDYCLMPCPHTEEGSQDYFSLRRHQMLCDVDQVTVVRFILRQPSPVWLHFTIEELQIFPPGRKSPQKDFPSWLSQLTPPEQPASLHGRWAFGAGAQGHPFPQLFS from the exons ATGTCGGGagcgccggggccgcccgcggggcccggccgcTGCCCGCTGCCTTGCGCCCTCCGCCCTGCCGCCACCATACAGTTGGGCGGGGGGGCCGAGCCGGCGCGGCCCGGCGTCGCCATCATCGACCTCCGCTTCCCCCGAGGCGCCGCCGCCGAT GTGCAGGAGATCGTCTTCAGGAACTTCTACACAGCCTTCCTGAGCGTGCGGGTGCAACGCCTCGGCCCCGCCGGCTCCCGCCGCTGGGTGACCTGCCTGCGGGACTACTGCCTGATGCCCTGCCCGCACACTGAGGAGGGCTCCCAGGACTACTTCTCCCTCCGACGCCACCAG ATGCTGTGCGATGTGGACCAGGTGACGGTGGTGCGGTTCATCCTGCGGCAGCCCTCCCCAGTCTGGCTCCACTTCACCATTGAGGAGCTGCAGATTTTCCCCCCTGGACGGAAG AGCCCCCAGAAGGATTTCCCCTCCTGGCTCTCCCAGCTGACCCCTCCggagcagccagccagcctgcaTGGA AGATGGGCTTTCGGTGCTGGGGCTCAGGGTCACCCATTTCCGCAGCTGTTTTCTTAG